One Trichosurus vulpecula isolate mTriVul1 chromosome 7, mTriVul1.pri, whole genome shotgun sequence genomic region harbors:
- the LOC118858153 gene encoding trace amine-associated receptor 7a-like — translation MTKSSNESQFAALRLCYENINESCIKTSYSPGPRVILYLVFGSAVILAVLGNLLVMISILHFRKLYSPANFLIASLACADFLVGTTVMPFSMVRSVESCWYFGESYCKFHSCFDMSFCYSSIFHLCLISIDRYIAVTDPLVYPTKFTLPVSGICITFSWLLAITFSFSLLYTGANDDGLEELVSALTCVGGCQIAVNQTWVLIDFLLFFIPTLVMVILYCKIFLVAKQQARKVESMNSKTESSSESYKARVSKRERKAAKTLGIAVIAFLISWFPYFIESIIDAFLGFITPTYIFEILMWFAYYNSAMNPLIYALFYPWFRRAIKLIVTGKVFRGHSSTIDLFSEHVKDLD, via the coding sequence ATGACGAAAAGTAGCAATGAGTCCCAGTTTGCAGCTTTACGGCTCTGCTATGAGAACATCAACGAGTCCTGCATTAAAACCTCCTACTCCCCAGGACCCAGAGTCATCCTCTATCTGGTCTTTGGCTCTGCAGTTATCCTGGCTGTCTTGGGAAACCTCTTGGTCATGATTTCAATTCTTCACTTCAGGAAGCTATATTCTCCAGCCAATTTTCTCATTGCCTCCTTGGCTTGTGCTGACTTTTTGGTGGGAACCACTGTGATGCCCTTTAGCATGGTGAGGTCAGTGGAGAGTTGCTGGTATTTTGGAGAGAGTTACTGTAAATTCCATTCATGTTTTGATATGTCATTTTgttattcttccatttttcactTGTGCTTAATCTCCATTGATAGATACATTGCTGTCACTGACCCTCTGGTCTATCCAACAAAATTCACTCTGCCAGTTTCAGGAATTTGCATTACATTCTCCTGGCTCCTTGCCATTACATTTAGTTTTTCACTTCTTTACACAGGGGCCAATGATGATGGGTTAGAGGAATTAGTAAGTGCCCTCACCTGTGTGGGAGGTTGTCAGATTGCTGTGAATCAAACCTGGGTACTGATAGACTTTCTGTTGTTCTTCATTCCTACTCTGGTCATGGTCAttctttattgtaaaatttttCTTGTAGCTAAGCAACAGGCTAGAAAGGTTGAAAGTATGAACAGCAAAACTGAGTCCTCCTCAGAGAGTTACAAAGCCAGAGTGtccaagagggagagaaaagcagCCAAAACTCTGGGCATTGCAGTGATCGCATTTCTGATTTCATGGTTCCCATATTTTATTGAATCTATAATTGATGCATTCCTAGGGTTTATCACCCCAacatatatttttgaaattttaatgtGGTTTGCCTATTATAACTCAGCCATGAACCCTCTGATTTATGCTTTATTTTACCCTTGGTTTCGAAGAGCAATTAAACTAATTGTCACTGGGAAAGTCTTCAGAGGTCATTCTTCAACAATAGATTTGTTTTCTGAACATGTTAAGGATTTAGATTGA
- the LOC118858136 gene encoding trace amine-associated receptor 7a-like: MMKSSNESQSAAVQLCYENINESCIKTSYSPGPRVILYLVFGSAVILAVLGNLLVMISILHFKQLHSPANFLIASLACADFLVGTTVMPFSMVRSVESCWYFGQSYCKFHSCFDMSFCYSSIFHLCFISIDRYIAVTDPLVYPTKFPLNVSLLCITFSWLLAITYTFSLIGAGVNDDLLEELVSALTCVGGCQIAVNQTWVLIDFLLFFIPTLVMVTLYCKIFLVAKQQARKIESMNRKTESSSESYKARVSKRERKAAKTLSIAVITFLISWFPYFIESIIDAFLGFITPTYIYEILIWFAYYNSAMNPLIYAVFYPWFRRAIKLIVTGKVFRGHSSTIDLFSEQVMVLD, translated from the coding sequence atgatgaaaagtagCAATGAGTCCCAGTCTGCAGCTGTACAGCTCTGCTATGAGAACATCAATGAGTCCTGCATTAAAACCTCCTACTCCCCAGGACCCAGAGTCATCCTCTATCTGGTCTTTGGCTCTGCAGTTATCCTGGCTGTCTTGGGAAACCTCTTGGTCATGATTTCAATCCTTCACTTCAAGCAGCTGCACTCTCCAGCCAATTTTCTCATTGCTTCTTTGGCTTGTGCTGACTTTTTGGTGGGAACCACTGTGATGCCCTTTAGCATGGTGAGGTCAGTGGAGAGTTGCTGGTATTTTGGACAGAGTTACTGTAAATTCCACTCTTGTTTTGATATGTCATTTTgttattcttccatttttcactTGTGCTTCATCTCCATTGATAGGTACATTGCTGTCACTGACCCTCTGGTCTATCCAACCAAGTTCCCTCTGAATGTTTCCTTGCTGTGCATCACATTCTCATGGCTTCTTGCTATTACTTATACCTTTTCACTTATTGGTGCTGGTGTCAATGATGATTTGTTAGAGGAATTAGTAAGTGCCCTCACCTGTGTGGGAGGTTGCCAGATTGCTGTGAATCAAACCTGGGTACTGATagattttctcttgttttttattCCCACTCTGGTCATGGTCACTCTTTATTGTAAGATCTTTCTGGTAGCTAAACAACAGGCTAGAAAGATTGAAAGTATGAACAGAAAAACTGAGTCCTCCTCAGAAAGTTACAAAGCCAGAGTGtccaagagggagagaaaagcagCAAAAACTCTGAGCATTGCAGTGATCACATTTCTGATTTCATGGTTCCCATACTTTATTGAATCAATAATTGATGCTTTCCTAGGGTTCATCACCCCAACCTATATTTATGAAATCTTAATTTGGTTTGCCTATTATAACTCAGCCATGAACCCTTTGATCTATGCTGTCTTTTACCCTTGGTTTCGAAGAGCAATTAAACTGATTGTCACTGGGAAAGTCTTCAGAGGTCACTCCTCAACAATAGATTTATTttctgaacaagttatggttttAGATTGA
- the LOC118858121 gene encoding trace amine-associated receptor 7d-like produces MMKSSNESQSAAVQLCYENINESCIKTSYSPGPRVILYLVFGSAVILAVLGNLLVMISILHFKQLHSPANFLIASLACADFLVGTTVMPFSMVRSVESCWYFGESYCKFHSCFDMSFCYSSIFHLCFISIDRYIAVTDPLVYPNKFTLNVSLLCITFSWLLAITYIFSLIGTGVNDDGLEELVSALTCVGGCQIAVNQTWVLIDFLLFFIPTLVMVTLYCKIFLVAKQQARKIESMNSKTESSSESYKARVSKRERKAAKTLGIAVIAFLISWLPCLIESIIDAFLGFITPTYIYEILIWFAYYNSAMNPLIYAFFYPWFRRAIKLIVTGKVFRGHSSTIDLFSEQVMVLD; encoded by the coding sequence ATGATGAAAAGTAGCAATGAGTCCCAGTCTGCAGCTGTACAGCTCTGCTATGAGAACATCAATGAGTCCTGCATTAAAACCTCGTACTCCCCAGGACCCAGAGTCATCCTCTATCTGGTCTTTGGCTCTGCAGTTATCCTGGCTGTCTTGGGAAACCTCTTGGTCATGATTTCAATCCTTCACTTCAAGCAGCTGCACTCTCCAGCCAATTTTCTCATTGCTTCTTTGGCCTGTGCTGACTTTTTGGTGGGAACTACTGTGATGCCCTTTAGCATGGTGAGGTCAGTGGAGAGCTGCTGGTATTTTGGGGAGAGTTACTGTAAATTCCACTCTTGTTTTGATATGTCATTTTGTTATTCTTCAATTTTTCACTTGTGCTTCATCTCCATTGATAGATACATTGCTGTCACTGACCCTCTGGTCTATCCAAACAAATTCACTCTGAATGTTTCCTTGCTGTGCATCACATTCTCATGGCTTCTTGCTATTACTTATATCTTTTCACTTATTGGTACTGGTGTCAATGATGATGGGTTGGAGGAATTAGTAAGTGCCCTCACCTGTGTGGGAGGTTGCCAGATTGCTGTGAATCAAACCTGGGTACTGAtagactttcttttgttttttattcccaCTCTGGTCATGGTCACTCTTTATTGTAAGATCTTTCTGGTAGCTAAACAACAGGCTAGAAAGATTGAAAGCATGAACAGCAAAACTGAGTCCTCCTCAGAGAGTTACAAAGCCAGAGTGtccaagagggagagaaaagcagCAAAAACTTTGGGCATCGCTGTGATTGCATTTCTAATTTCATGGCTCCCATGCCTTATTGAATCAATAATTGATGCTTTCCTAGGGTTCATCACCCCAACCTATATTTATGAAATCTTAATTTGGTTTGCCTATTATAACTCAGCCATGAACCCTTTGATCTATGCTTTCTTTTACCCTTGGTTTCGAAGAGCAATTAAACTGATTGTCACTGGGAAAGTTTTCAGAGGTCACTCCTCAACAATAGATTTATTttctgaacaagttatggttttAGATTGA